GACACAAGTCAATCGATGACGACAATCCGTGCTCCTCCCTGAGGCTCGCGGCTGAGCTGAAAAAGGGCTTTGTAACTTTTGACGGCCTTCTGTGCCGGTTCGGCGGCAGCGATGAAGACTCCGGTACCGACAACGTCGGCACCGAACTCGCGAGCGACGAGGAGCATGCCGGCGACCGTGCTGCCGCCTCTCATGAAATCATCGATGACGAGGACTTTCGATCCCTTGCGCAACTGCCTCGTTCCCATGTACATGGTCCGCACGTCGCCCGAAAGGGTCGGGAAGTGAACGCCCACGGCGGCCCCATCGCTTGCTCTGTTGCGGAAACGGCAGACGGCGAGAGGAACGCCCAAGGCATGGGCGACATAAAGGGCCAGAGGAATGCCTTTAACCTCCGACGTCATGACAACATCGGCACCGACTTCGGCAAAATCCGAGGCCAGGGCAAATCCCAAAGGCAGAGCGAAGCTGGGGTCGAAGAGGATGTCGCTGTAATAGATCAGCCCTCCAGGCAGCAGGCGTTCTTCCTCGGAAATCCGCTGGGCCACGGACTCGAGCCACTTGCGACGAAGACCTGCCGTGAGCGCCGGGCGAAAGGCCGCTCCTCCGCTTCGTCCCCGATCGACGACGACACGGCCCAACTCCTCCTGAGCGAAGGCACCGTCGATGATGGCGATGTCGTCGCTTATCACCGTCTTCGAAACCTGAAAGGCACCGGCCATCTGCGTCAGCGAGACCTGCTTCGCCGGAAAAAGCAGGAGCCTCGAGGCCATCCTGACGAGCCTCTCCGTTCTCTGTCCCTTCATGAGGAGCCTCACTCCAGTACAAGAAGATGGGTCACCCAGGGCTCCGCAGAGACCGAAGCGACCAGTTTTAAAAGGGCTGTCGGTCCCTGGGCGAGGGCAAAGGCCCCGCTGCCGCTGCCGCTGATACCCCAGGCCAAGGCGCCGGCCTTTTCCGCCATGGCGAAAAAAAGGCCATATTCGGGATGGCGCTCCGCCAGAAGATCGGTGAAATCGTTCGGCAAAAGACCTACTGTCGCGCCTCGACGGAGGTCGTCGACGAGGGTCTCGGCCTCGATGCGGAAGAAGAGGGGATCGGAGACGGAACTCCCCCGCTCTTCCCTTCGCCGATCAAGGTCGGCAAAGGCCCGGGCCGTCGGCGAGGACCAGCGAGGCACGAGGAGGAGGGCGGAAAGGTTCAGGGCTTTAAGCCCCTCAAGGCGTTCTCCGACCCCGCAGGCAAAAGCCAAGGGGAGACCGCTGACGAGAAAGGGAACGTCGGCGCCAAGCTCCCGCGCCAGTTCCAGGGGAAGGGAACGTCCCAACAGTGCCGACGCCCACCGCAGGAAAGCGGCCCCATTCCCACTCCCCGCCCCGAAGCCCGTTCCGGGGGGAAGTTGCTTCCAAAGGGAGACTCGAAGAAAAGGCAGAGGCCAGCCGAGAGCCCGAAGACGCTCCGAAGCTCGCGTCACCAAGTTGATCCCCTTGAGCTCGATGGTTTGGACGGAGAGAAGATCCTTCACATTATTCTCACTATCCATAGTTATTGTCAACGCTTCAACGGAAGGAAGGCGCAGAAAAACGGAGGAGAGATCGTGGAGACCGTCGGCCCGCCTCGCGCCGATTCGAAGCGTCAGGTTCAGCTTCGCCGGAGAGTAAAGGACATGGTTCACCGTTGCTGCCTCCTTGTCAAGCGGACACAGGAAAGCCCCAGCGCCATCGGGCTGGGGCTGACGAAAAGACGGAAGAGGAGACTAAACCAGCTTCTCCCGCCCCGGAAGGATTTCCAGCTCCACCTCTCGGGTGAGCAGTTCGGCATAGCGGAAGGAGACGGTGCTCTGCTGCGACTCAATGTACATTGTAAAGAGGTGAGGATAGGTCTCGAGGATGACTCCCTGCCGCTCCTCCACCTTGCGACGTCCCCTGGAGGCTCGATACCTCACCCGGGAACCCTTGTGCAAGGCGATCCTTTCTCGGATGCCGCAAAGACTGTTACGGCTCATGGGCCTCACTCCTGAAAAACCATTTTGCACAATTTTACCACACAATTCCGAACTAAACAAGGGAAAGTCTTCAGGAGGTAGGGAGAAGTTCCGTTACTTTGCCTAAAGGATATCGTTATTTTTTCAGAAAAACCCGTTTATCGCCAACCCTACGCGTCACTCCCCGCGAATCCCAGAATTCCAAAAGGGGCAAGACGAATCGGCGCGTACTTCCCATCAGATCTCTCACCGCCGCCAGCGTAACGTCACCCTCGATGGTCCGGGCCCGGGCCTGCAGGCGCAGATCGACCTCATCGCTCAGGAGAAAGGACTCGGCGAGGATAAAAAGCCTCCCCTTTTGCCGGAGCGCAGCGAGAAGGGATTTGAAGTCCTTCTCGTCGAGGGCCAGACGCTCTCGGGCTTCGGCGATATCGGGGAACTGGATCTCCCTCTCCCGGCAGAAACGCAGCAGAGCCTCGCTCCGCTCGGCCAGAAGGTCGTTGCGGCCCGGCACGAAAGAGGGCAAGCGGAAGAGGCCATCGCCGGAAACGACGGTCCCACGATGAAGGAGCCGTTCCGCCAAGGCCTTGGCGGGCCGCAGGTCGCCTCCCGGAAGAAGGAGGCGGAAAAAACGATCCTGGGCCATGCCGTCCAGAAGAGGCTCCTCGTCATGAAAGGCTTTGAGGGCCGCACCGACTTTCGCCTCGAGAGCCTTGAGCCATTTTTCGGAGAGGACGTAATCCGATCCGGCCCGAAGAAGGTGAACCTCTTCGTTCCCCTCGATCTCTTCGATCAGCGGCGCCGCCGGAACCTGAAGAAGACGGAGAAGCTCGCGAAAGGGCAAAAAGCCCCCTCTGTCGACGAAAGGCTCGAGGAGGCTCTCGTTCCGCTCCAAGCGCAGGTTCAGCTCCGTCAACCAGATCAGGCGCTCCCGTCGGGCCCTCGCCCCCCGCGGTTTATGGCCGTAGACGTTGAGGACTCGGCCGCCGCCGACAGTTCTCAGGGGACTGTAGAACCGGACGACGAAGGGCTGACCGGAAAGAGCCAGGAGAGGGCTTTCCGTGACGATCTGGGCGACGGCCTCCTCTCCGGGGAGGATCTCTCCCCGGTCCAGAAGGGAAAGCCGGGCCAGGAGATCGCAGGTTCCCAGGTGAAGGCGCACCCTCTGCCAGTGCCGAAGGGGCTCGTTTGCAGAAGGGAGGAGACGGAAACGGACATCGAGACAGGACGTGACCTCGAAAGCACCCGAAAGGGAGAGGACGTCGCCCTTTTCGAAAGAATCGACGGAGACGCCCGAGACATTGACGGCCACGCGCTGCCCCGCCCCGGCAACGTCGACGGCCTTTCCGTGGACCTGAAGGCCTCTCACCTTGCCCCTGACGTCGGAGGGGAGAATGGCGACTTCGTCGCCCACGCCGATGGAGCCGCTATAGGCCGTTCCCGTGACGACGGTGCCGAAACCGGAGATGGGGAAAGCCCTGTCTATGGGGAGGAAGAAGAGGCCCTCGGACCGTCGTGGCCGAAGCTGGTCGACGAGACGTCCGATCTCCTCCTTCAATACGTCGATGCCCCGGCCATCGACGGAAGAAAGGGGGACGAGAGGCGCCGCCTCGAGGAACGTCCCCTTGAGGAGAGCCTCCACATCCATGCGTGCCAGCTCCAGCAGATCGTCATCGACGACGTCGATCTTGGTCAGGGCCACGATGCCTCGCCTCAGTCCCAGAAGGGAGAGGATTTCCAGATGTTCCCGCGTCTGGGGCATGACCCCCTCGTCGGCGGCGACGACGAAAAGGACGGCATCGATCCCCGCCGCCCCGGCCACCATCTGACGGATAAAACGTTCGTGGCCGGGAACATCGACGAGACTGACGACGCGACCGTCGGCGAGCTCCAGAGAGGCGAATCCCAATTCGATGGTGATGCCCCGTCGCTTCTCCTCCGAGAGACGGTCACAGTCGATCCCCGTCAGGGCCTTGACGAGGGAGGTCTTGCCGTGATCGATATGGCCCGCCGTGCCCAGGACGAGCGAAAGCTCGCGCAGGTCACCGCTCAAGGCCGTTCCCTCCCTTTCCCGCGACCTCCTTCAAAGCCCTGACGATAAGCGCTTCGTCACCTTCGAACAAGGTCCTCACGTGGACGACGGCTCGATCCTTTTCCGCGGAGACGATCACGGGGCAGGAGACCTGTCTCAACCGCCTCTGGACGGCGCCGCTGGAGAGAGTCGGCAACGAAAGGGCGACGCCCCAACCGGGAAGGGGGTGCTCCGGGAAAGATCCGCCTCCCGCCGCGTCTTCGACGGCGACGACGTCAAAAAGCCCCTGCGGCAAGGCCTCGGCCAGGAGCAGAGCCAGGGCTTCGGCGCGGCGCCGCAGGGTCTCTCCCGAAAGACGCAACATCCGGACCGCGGGAAGCTCTTCCTCTCGCCCCTGGAGGTAGAGGCGGAGAACGGCCTCAAGGGCGGCCAGGGTCATCTTGTCGACGCGGAGGGGCCGCAGGAGGGGGAAGTGACGAAGACGATCGATGATCTGGCTCCGCCCTGCGATGACGCCGATCTGGGGACCGCCGAGAAGCTTGTCGCCCGAGAAGGTAACGATATCGACACCGTCCATGAGGCAACGGCGAACGGTGGGCTCTCCCTCCAAGCCCCCGGCGGAGAGGTCGGCCAAGACGCCGCTGCCTAAATCCTCGTAGAGGATCAGTTCTTTCTCTCGGGCCAGGGCAGCCAGCTCCTCCCTGGAGGTCTCGGCGTGAAAACCGACGAGACGATAGTTGGAGGGATGAACCTTGAGAAGAAGAGCCGTCTCGGCCGTGAGCGCCCTTTCGTAATCGGACAGGCCTGTCCGATTCGTCGTCCCCACCTCGACCATTTTCGTCCCCGAAAAGGCCATGATATCCGGAATGCGGAACGAACCGCCTATTTCAACAAGCTCCCCGCGAGAGACAAGGCTCTCTTTCCCTGCGGCCAGTGCCGAAAGGACGAGGAGAACGGCGCCGGCGTTGTTGTTGACGACCAACGCCGCATCGGCGCCCGTGACCTGACAGAGAAGCCATTCAACATGGTCGCTGCGGTGGCCTCGCTCCCCCTCCTCAAGGCGGTATTCCAGGTTGCAGTAACGCTCTCCCGTCGCGACAACGGCCTCCAGGGCCTCCCGGGGGAGAACCGAGCGCCCCAGGTTGGTGTGGACGACGACGCCCGTGGCGTTGACGACGGGGCGAAGACTGGAATAGGCCTTCGCACGAAGACGACGGCAGGTCTCTTGCTCGATCCCTTCGACGTCGATCCCCTCTTCGTCGCCCATTCTCAGACGTCTGCGGACTTCGCCGATGACATCGGCGAAGACGGACTTGATAGCCTCTCGCCCGAGAAGGGCTTCCATCTCTCCGACCCAGGAACGGGACAGAAGTTCGTCCATGGAGGGAATCTGCCTCAGGAGGTTGCGGATTTCGTCACGCACAATCTCACCCTCTCGATCATTTTTCGATTCGTTCCGACGGTACCTCTCTACATCCGGGAAAGATTTCGACATGCCCAGCCGCTATAATTCTTTATGGAGGTGATAGACATGAACGCCATCTGCGCCAGAGACGCCCTTCTCGTCGTCGACATCCAGAACGACTTCTGCTCCGGAGGGTCGCTTGCCGTCGGCGAAGGGGAATCCATCATTCCCGTCGTCAACGGACTCATCGAGCGTTTTCAGGCCGTCGGCGCTCCCGTCGTCTACAGCCGCGACTGGCACCCCGTCGATCACGGCAGCTTCGCCGCCCAAGGCGGTCCCTGGCCGCCCCACTGCGTCGCGGGAACGCGGGGAGCCGCCTTCCACAACGCCCTTCGCGTCGATCTCCACCCTTGGATCATCGACAAGGCGACGGGGCACGACGAGGCACTGTCCAATTTCGACGGCACCGATCTGGCCGATAAGCTCCGAGCCCGAAATATCGGGCGCGTCTTCGTCGTCGGACTCGCCACGGATTATTGCGTTCGGGCCACGGCCCTCGATGCCCTCGCCCTGGGCTTCGAAACCGTTGTCGTCACCGACGCGGTCCGAGCCGTCGAGGTCAGAGGGGGAGACGGCAGAAGAGCTCTTGACGAGATCGCCGCCGCAGGAGGAAACCTCATCGACTCGGCGGCCCTTCCTCTTTCCTGAAAAGCCGCCTCACGAAAGGAGCCGATCCGTGGTGAAAAACATCGATGCCCGGGGGCAGGCCTGCCCCAAGCCAGTCATGATGGCCAAGGCCGCAATCGACGAAGGGGCCCGGGCCCTGACGATCTCCGTCGACAACTCCGTTTCTGCGGCCAACGTGACCCGTTTCCTGACCAAACAGGGATGGACGACGGAAGAGAGCGGCCAGGCGCCCGAAATCGTCCTCAAAAGCCGAAAAGGAGAAGGCGCCGAAGAGAGGATTCGGGAAGGGACCCTCGACGACCAATCCCTTCTCATCGCCAAAGCGACTCTGGGCGGCGACGACCAGGTCCTCGGAGAAGCGCTCATGAAGGCCTTCCTGGGTACGGTGGCCCAAAGGGAGCGGCCACCGAAGACGATCGCCCTCATGAACAAAGGCGTGCTGCTCTCCCTGAAAAGCCATTCGGCCCACGAAAGCCTCGAGGCCCTTCGGGACCGAGGAACGGCGGTCCTCGTCTGCGGCACCTGCGCCAACCATTTCGGCATCGCCGACGCCGTCGCCGTCGGTATCCTCTCCAACATGTTCGAAATCACCGAGGCCCTCATGGCGGCCTCGCGCCAGCTCTGTCTCGGCTGAAACAGACAAGGGAGTCAGTCGACGTCAACCAAAGGCCCTTCCTCCCGGCGATGAGGCAGGGAGCGGAGGACCATCGCAAACAGACGAAACCAGGCCTCCTCCGTCGGCAGAAAAGGGTCGATCAGAGCGGAGTCCTCTACGACCGGAAGGTACACGACGGAGAGCCCCCCGTCGAAGACATCCTGGCAGGCCACCTCGACGTCTTCGGAGAAAAGGATCACCCAGCCGGGAAGGACAAGGCCGATGATGCCCCAACGTCGCTCCGACGGATCGAGGAGCCGCTCTCGAAGGGAAGGGGACGCCTCTCCTCTCTCTCGCAGCGAGGCCAAAGCCCCCTCCACCTCCTCGCCGCAGAGAAGGGCCAGAGGGGAACTCTCGCCCAAAGAGGCGTAAAGGCGAAGCGGCCCCCGCAGCGGAGAACCGACGGCAGCATCCAGGAAGCGGAGGGCCGGAAGGAGATCGTCACCGACGGTCCGGGCGTAGCCCGGGCCGTCGGGAAGGGCCTCTCGAAAGGGTTCAGCGAGAGAGAGAAGGAGCCACTGAAAAAACGCCTCCGAATCTCCGTCAACGTCGAAAATTTTCCACTTCACCGCGACGCCTCCTACAGAAAACGTTCCCAGATCGCGTTGGCCACCCGCATTCCCTTCGCGGAGAGGGCCAGGCTCTCGTCGGTGACGGCGAAAAGGCCATCGGGCAACCCTTTGAGAGCGTCCAGGACCGTCTCCAGAGCTGCCTTTCCGTAACGTCGGGCGAAAAGGCGAAAGGGGATTCCCCAAGCCGTCCTCAGGGCGAGAAGGGCTGCCTCCCGGAAAGCTCTTTCGGGCAAAAGACATTCGCCCGCGGAAAGAGGCAGCCGCCCTTCGGCCACTTCGCCGAGATAGCCCCCCAGATCATCGACGTTGCCGTAGCGCCTCTCGCGACAGAAACCCCAGGCTCCGGGACCGATGGCAAGAAGGGGCGAGCGGATCCAGTAGGCCAGGTTGTGGCGGCTCCAACGGCGATTGCGGGCGAAGCTGGCGATTTCGTACTGGAAAAAGCCTCGCGAGGCCAAATACCATTGGGCCCAGCGGTAGAAGGGGTAGCCCGAGGTCCTCCCTCCCGGCGGCGAATCGGCCCAGGCCGATCCCTCCTCGAGGGTCAGGTCGTAAAGGGAGAGATGGTCCATCCCGAAGGCCAGAACCTCCCTCAGAGTCCGGTGCCACCCCTTCAGGGTCTGACCGGGCAGGTTGAACATGAGATCGGCGCTGAAGGCCAACCCCGAGGCAGCCAGGGCCGCCAGAGACTCTCGGGCCCCCCTCCCGTCGTGAAGGCGGCCCAGAAGACGCAGCTCGTCGTCGTCGAGGCTCTGGACCCCCAGACTGACGCGCGTCACCCGCCATTCTCCCCAAAGGCGAAGATGGAAGGCACGCAGCGACTCGGGATTGGCCTCGACAGTCACCTCCGCCGTCCGATCGAAGGAGAAGGCCCCCTCCAGCAGCGAGATGAGGAGCTCCCACTGCCTCCGATCAAGAAGCGTCGGCGTGCCGCCTCCGATGTAGAGAGAACGCAGAGGCGGCAAGAAGCCGGAACGATCCTTCCAGAGAACGATCTCGTTCCTGAGGCCTTCCAGGCAGGCATCGATCTCTCCCCTTCGGGGAACGACGCTGTAGAAGGCACAGTAGGGACACTTGCGGCGGCAAAAAGGAAGATGGACGTAGAGGGAAAGCGTCGATAGCCCGCTGAAAGAGAGGGCCTCGGACGCCGCGTCCTCACTCGCCATCGCTGCTGACATCCAGAAAGGCCAGGAAGGCCTCCTGAGGGACGGAGACGCGGCCGATCTGCTTCATCCGCTTCTTGCCCTCCTTCTGCTTCTCCAGGAGCTTGCGCTTGCGGGTGATGTCACCGCCGTAACACTTGGCCAGGACATCCTTGCGAAGCGGCTTGACGTTTTGGCGAACGATGACGCGTTTGCCGACGGCGGCCTGAATGGGAATCTCGAAGAGCTGTCTCGGGATAAGCTCCTTCAGTTTGCGGACGACGGTCTGACCCCGATGGTAGGAGGCATCGCGGTGGCAGATGAAGGAAAAGGCGTCGACGGGCTCCTCGTTGAGAAGGACGTCGACTTTGACGAGATCGGCGGCCTGAAAGCCTCGCTGTTCGTAATCGAGAGAGGCATAGCCTCTCGTGACCGACTTGAGGCGATCGTGGAAATCGATGATAAACTCCGCCAAAGGGAGATCGTAAACGAGGCGAACCCGCTCCGGCGTGATGTAATCCATGGAGACGAAGGCACCGCGACGATCCTGACAGAGCTGCATCGTCTTGCCCACGTAATCGGTGGGGACGAAGGTCGTGATGCGGATCAGAGGTTCGCGGATCTCCTCGACGCGGGAGATCTCGGGCAGATCGGCAGGGTTGTGAATCTCCTGGATTTCGCCGTCGGTTCTGAGGATGTGGTAGACGACGTTGGGCGCCGTCGCGACCAGCTCGACGTCGAACTCCCTCTGGAGACGCTCCTTGGCGATGTCCATGTGGAGAAGGCCCAGGAAGCCGCAGCGGAAGCCGAAACCCAGAGCCGTCGACGTCTCGGGCTCGAAGAAAAGGGAGGAATCGTTGAGCTGAAGTTTTTCGAGGGCCTCGCGGAGCTGGGGATAATCTTCGCGCTCGATGGGGTAGAAACCGCAGAAGACGACGGGCTTGATCTTCCTGTAGCCCGGCAGAGGCGACTGGGCCGGAGCGCGGCTGTCGGTGACGGTATCGCCCACATGGGCTTCGGTGAGGCTCTTGATGTTGGCGACGACGTAGCCGACCTCGCCCGCTCCCAGCTCCTCGACAGGCTCCATCTGAGGACGGAAGACGCCGATCTCCTCGATCTGGTAGTTCAGTCCCGTCGCCATGAAGGTCACGGCCTGCCCCGTCCTCACGACGCCGTTGAAGACGCGAACGTAACAGATGACGCCTTTATAATTGTCGTATACGGAATCGAAAATCAGGGCCTGTAGGGGGGACTCCCTCCTTCCCGAGGGCGCGGGCACCAGGGAGACGATGGCCTCAAGGATCTCGCCGATGCCCTTCCCCTCCTTGGCGCTGGCCAGGATGGCTTCGGAGGCGTCGATGCCGACGACCTCTTCGATTTCCCCCCTGACGACGTCGGGCTGAGCCGAGGGAAGATCGATCTTGTTGATGACGGGAATGATCGCCAGCCCCTGATCGACGGCAAGGTAGGCGTTGGCCACCGTCTGGGCCTCGACGCCCTGGGCGGCATCGACGACGAGCACGGCCCCATCGGAGGCGGCCAGAGATCTCGAGACTTCGTAAGAAAAGTCCACATGGCCCGGCGTATCGATCAGGTTCAGGACGTAATCGACACCCTCCCTGCTTCTGTAATTCATGCGAACGGGGACGAGCTTGATCGTGATGCCCCGCTCCCGCTCCAGTTCGAGATTATCCAGAAGCTGCTGGCGCATCTTCCGGTCCTCGACGGTATGTGTCACCTCGAGAAGGCGATCGGCGAGGGTGGACTTGCCGTGATCGACGTGGGCGATGATGCTGAAATTGCGGATCCGTCTGGTCTCCATGGAAAACTCCTTTGTCGTGTCGTAGGACAGTGAACCTATTTTAGCCGACAGCTCCGACGCTGTCAGTTCCCTTCTGGGGATTGCCCTTCAGGCAGACCGACGAAGAAGGAGGAGAAAGCGCCCTCAAGGAAGACGTCTCCGGCGATTCCAAGGGCTGTCGCCCGAAGGAGGAGGAAGGCCGGGAGAGGCGAGACCGATCCTCAAAATCGGACAGAGTCACGGCCCCGATCCGCCATAAGACTTGACATTTTCTATATGCAGACACACAATGTAAGTATCTTTTCCGATCAACGGGAGGCGCTTGAAGATGACTTGGGAGAAAGGCGACTTTCTTTATGAAGGCAAGGCCAAAAAAGTCTGGAAGACCGGCGATCCGAAGGTCTACATCATTGAATACAAAGATCACCTGACGGCTTTCAACGCCGAAAAGAAGGCCACGCTGGAGGGAAAGGGAAGGCTCAACAACGAGATCAGCGCCTACCTGCTCGCTCACTTGGCCGCTCGGGGCGTGCCCACGCACTTCGTCGAACGCATCGACGAACGGCACCAGGCCGTCAGGGCCGTGACGATCATCCCTCTCGAGGTCGTCGTCCGCAACGTGACGACGGGCTCCCTCTGCAAACGCCTCGGCGTCGAGGAGGGGATGGAGCTTCCACGCCCGCTTCTCGAACTCTACCTCAAAGACGACGCCCTTGGCGATCCTCTCGTCACAGACGACCACGCGCTCCTCTTCGGCTGGGCGACGGAAGAGGAGCTGGCGACCCTCAAGGCCATCACCCTCGAAGTCAACGATCTTCTCCGCGCTCTTTTCCGCGACCTCTCCATCGTGCTCGTCGATTTCAAACTCGAGTTCGGCCGCACCGCCGAGGGAGATCTCGTTCTCGCCGACGAGATTTCGCCCGACACCTGCCGCTTCTGGGACCTCGCCACAGGCGATCGTCTCGACAAGGACCGCTTCCGCAAGGACCTGGGCGATGTCCTCGGCGCTTACCGGGAGATCTGGCGCCGACTCTCCACGAGGGAGGCCTAACGATGCTTTTCGACGTGGCGATCACCATCTCTCTCAAAAAGGGAGTCCTCGACACTCAGGGCAAGGCCGTAGCCGCCTCTCTCCACGGGATGGGTTACGAGACCCTTAAGGAGATCCGCGTGGGACGCTTCGTCGAAGCCGTCGTGGAAGCTCCCGATTCCGTTCAGGCCCGCTCCCTGGCCGCAGGACTCTGCGACGACCTTCTCGTCAACGATCTCATCGAAGAGAGCCGTATCGAGGTCAAGAGCCGATGAAGGCCACTGTCGTCGCCTTTCCCGGCAGCAACTGCGACGACGACGTCGTCCACGCCATAAAAACCGTACTGGCCGTTCCGGTCGTCAAGGTCTGGCACCTCGACCCTCTCCCCGAAGCCGATCTCGTCATCCTTCCCGGAGGATTTTCCTACGGAGACTACCTGCGCAGCGGCGCCATGGCGGCCCGTTCGCCCATCATGGGGGAAGTCGCCCGCCATGTCGAAAGGGGCGGACTCCTGCTGGGCATCTGCAACGGCTTTCAGGTCCTCACCGAGGCCGGCCTCCTCCCCGGCGTTCTCCTGACCAACCGCCAACCGGGATTCATCTGCCGCCCCTGCACGGTCCGCGTCGAAAGAAACGATACGCCTTTCACGTGTCTTC
The DNA window shown above is from Aminithiophilus ramosus and carries:
- a CDS encoding phosphoribosyltransferase family protein; translated protein: MKGQRTERLVRMASRLLLFPAKQVSLTQMAGAFQVSKTVISDDIAIIDGAFAQEELGRVVVDRGRSGGAAFRPALTAGLRRKWLESVAQRISEEERLLPGGLIYYSDILFDPSFALPLGFALASDFAEVGADVVMTSEVKGIPLALYVAHALGVPLAVCRFRNRASDGAAVGVHFPTLSGDVRTMYMGTRQLRKGSKVLVIDDFMRGGSTVAGMLLVAREFGADVVGTGVFIAAAEPAQKAVKSYKALFQLSREPQGGARIVVID
- a CDS encoding 4-(cytidine 5'-diphospho)-2-C-methyl-D-erythritol kinase, translating into MNHVLYSPAKLNLTLRIGARRADGLHDLSSVFLRLPSVEALTITMDSENNVKDLLSVQTIELKGINLVTRASERLRALGWPLPFLRVSLWKQLPPGTGFGAGSGNGAAFLRWASALLGRSLPLELARELGADVPFLVSGLPLAFACGVGERLEGLKALNLSALLLVPRWSSPTARAFADLDRRREERGSSVSDPLFFRIEAETLVDDLRRGATVGLLPNDFTDLLAERHPEYGLFFAMAEKAGALAWGISGSGSGAFALAQGPTALLKLVASVSAEPWVTHLLVLE
- a CDS encoding Veg family protein, with translation MSRNSLCGIRERIALHKGSRVRYRASRGRRKVEERQGVILETYPHLFTMYIESQQSTVSFRYAELLTREVELEILPGREKLV
- the selB gene encoding selenocysteine-specific translation elongation factor, translating into MSGDLRELSLVLGTAGHIDHGKTSLVKALTGIDCDRLSEEKRRGITIELGFASLELADGRVVSLVDVPGHERFIRQMVAGAAGIDAVLFVVAADEGVMPQTREHLEILSLLGLRRGIVALTKIDVVDDDLLELARMDVEALLKGTFLEAAPLVPLSSVDGRGIDVLKEEIGRLVDQLRPRRSEGLFFLPIDRAFPISGFGTVVTGTAYSGSIGVGDEVAILPSDVRGKVRGLQVHGKAVDVAGAGQRVAVNVSGVSVDSFEKGDVLSLSGAFEVTSCLDVRFRLLPSANEPLRHWQRVRLHLGTCDLLARLSLLDRGEILPGEEAVAQIVTESPLLALSGQPFVVRFYSPLRTVGGGRVLNVYGHKPRGARARRERLIWLTELNLRLERNESLLEPFVDRGGFLPFRELLRLLQVPAAPLIEEIEGNEEVHLLRAGSDYVLSEKWLKALEAKVGAALKAFHDEEPLLDGMAQDRFFRLLLPGGDLRPAKALAERLLHRGTVVSGDGLFRLPSFVPGRNDLLAERSEALLRFCREREIQFPDIAEARERLALDEKDFKSLLAALRQKGRLFILAESFLLSDEVDLRLQARARTIEGDVTLAAVRDLMGSTRRFVLPLLEFWDSRGVTRRVGDKRVFLKK
- the selA gene encoding L-seryl-tRNA(Sec) selenium transferase codes for the protein MRDEIRNLLRQIPSMDELLSRSWVGEMEALLGREAIKSVFADVIGEVRRRLRMGDEEGIDVEGIEQETCRRLRAKAYSSLRPVVNATGVVVHTNLGRSVLPREALEAVVATGERYCNLEYRLEEGERGHRSDHVEWLLCQVTGADAALVVNNNAGAVLLVLSALAAGKESLVSRGELVEIGGSFRIPDIMAFSGTKMVEVGTTNRTGLSDYERALTAETALLLKVHPSNYRLVGFHAETSREELAALAREKELILYEDLGSGVLADLSAGGLEGEPTVRRCLMDGVDIVTFSGDKLLGGPQIGVIAGRSQIIDRLRHFPLLRPLRVDKMTLAALEAVLRLYLQGREEELPAVRMLRLSGETLRRRAEALALLLAEALPQGLFDVVAVEDAAGGGSFPEHPLPGWGVALSLPTLSSGAVQRRLRQVSCPVIVSAEKDRAVVHVRTLFEGDEALIVRALKEVAGKGGNGLER
- a CDS encoding isochorismatase family protein; the protein is MNAICARDALLVVDIQNDFCSGGSLAVGEGESIIPVVNGLIERFQAVGAPVVYSRDWHPVDHGSFAAQGGPWPPHCVAGTRGAAFHNALRVDLHPWIIDKATGHDEALSNFDGTDLADKLRARNIGRVFVVGLATDYCVRATALDALALGFETVVVTDAVRAVEVRGGDGRRALDEIAAAGGNLIDSAALPLS
- the yedF gene encoding sulfurtransferase-like selenium metabolism protein YedF; translated protein: MKNIDARGQACPKPVMMAKAAIDEGARALTISVDNSVSAANVTRFLTKQGWTTEESGQAPEIVLKSRKGEGAEERIREGTLDDQSLLIAKATLGGDDQVLGEALMKAFLGTVAQRERPPKTIALMNKGVLLSLKSHSAHESLEALRDRGTAVLVCGTCANHFGIADAVAVGILSNMFEITEALMAASRQLCLG
- the hemW gene encoding radical SAM family heme chaperone HemW, with translation MASEDAASEALSFSGLSTLSLYVHLPFCRRKCPYCAFYSVVPRRGEIDACLEGLRNEIVLWKDRSGFLPPLRSLYIGGGTPTLLDRRQWELLISLLEGAFSFDRTAEVTVEANPESLRAFHLRLWGEWRVTRVSLGVQSLDDDELRLLGRLHDGRGARESLAALAASGLAFSADLMFNLPGQTLKGWHRTLREVLAFGMDHLSLYDLTLEEGSAWADSPPGGRTSGYPFYRWAQWYLASRGFFQYEIASFARNRRWSRHNLAYWIRSPLLAIGPGAWGFCRERRYGNVDDLGGYLGEVAEGRLPLSAGECLLPERAFREAALLALRTAWGIPFRLFARRYGKAALETVLDALKGLPDGLFAVTDESLALSAKGMRVANAIWERFL
- the lepA gene encoding translation elongation factor 4, whose translation is METRRIRNFSIIAHVDHGKSTLADRLLEVTHTVEDRKMRQQLLDNLELERERGITIKLVPVRMNYRSREGVDYVLNLIDTPGHVDFSYEVSRSLAASDGAVLVVDAAQGVEAQTVANAYLAVDQGLAIIPVINKIDLPSAQPDVVRGEIEEVVGIDASEAILASAKEGKGIGEILEAIVSLVPAPSGRRESPLQALIFDSVYDNYKGVICYVRVFNGVVRTGQAVTFMATGLNYQIEEIGVFRPQMEPVEELGAGEVGYVVANIKSLTEAHVGDTVTDSRAPAQSPLPGYRKIKPVVFCGFYPIEREDYPQLREALEKLQLNDSSLFFEPETSTALGFGFRCGFLGLLHMDIAKERLQREFDVELVATAPNVVYHILRTDGEIQEIHNPADLPEISRVEEIREPLIRITTFVPTDYVGKTMQLCQDRRGAFVSMDYITPERVRLVYDLPLAEFIIDFHDRLKSVTRGYASLDYEQRGFQAADLVKVDVLLNEEPVDAFSFICHRDASYHRGQTVVRKLKELIPRQLFEIPIQAAVGKRVIVRQNVKPLRKDVLAKCYGGDITRKRKLLEKQKEGKKRMKQIGRVSVPQEAFLAFLDVSSDGE